The sequence ACGAAACTTCGTAACCGGTATTCAATAGTTCTGCATCTGAATTTACCGTTTGTGAACCAAATCCGGAAGTCAATGAAAGGGGGATATTAAAGAGAAGGTCCAAGGAGTTTCTTCGAAAATAATCTACGCTACCGCTCAACCTATTGTTGAATAGGCCAAAGTCAAGACCTACATCTAATTGTTCGTTCTTTTCCCATTGCAATAAGGGGTTTGCAGGGCTTCTTACAGCGGCACCACCCAGTACATCGGACGGGCCAATGGCATTATCGACTCCCAATCGGTATAGATCTCTCCAAAGAAAATTATCGATATTTCCGTCATCATTAAGAAGCGTATAGTTGCCTGAGGTGCCATAACTGGCTCTAAGCTTTAGGTTGTTTACGATTTCTGAATTTTTGAAAAGATCATCCGTTAAAACGTAACTGAGCCCTACGGCACCAAATGTCCCCCATCTATTGGCCTCACCAAAATTTGAAGCCCCATCGGTACGTAACGAGCCTTCAATAAACAGTTTGTCTTTGTATGCATATTTTAACCTTCCAAAAAAGCCAGCTAGATTAAGACCATCAAAGCCCGAATTTATGTCGTCAGGAGTAATGTCTCCTATGGCAAGTCCTACATCATTCAAATTGGCAAAAACAAAGTCACGTGTTGCTATGGATAGGGAACTAAATCGTTCTCGAGTAGTTTCAAATCCGGATTTCAGTTCAAATTCGTGGTCATCGCCAATAGTGGTGTTGTATGCCAAAGACCCGATAAAATTGAATGTGTTACCACTAGCTCTATTCTCAAAAGCATTGCCTCCTTCGGTCTCTGCCAAATACAGTTTTCCAATTTTATCTTTGTTGATAGTTGAGAAATAGTAATAGTTGGCCAATATTTCTCCCCTAAGTTTGGGGGTGAAGTTGTAACCCAAATCTAAGTTGGTGTTGAAGCTCCATATTTCTGAAGAGTTTTCATTTAAAACCGCAGTTGCTACGGAATTGTGCTGTGCATTACTGGGAATATCAAAATTGTAACCGGCACCTACAAGGGCTGGATTGGTGTCTTCTGTTGCAAAAATAGGCTCTATGGGCGCAGTATTATATGCTCCTGATAATTGACCGCTTCTACCAGTATCTGAAATCAGATCATTTGAATTTCTGTAGTTGACCTGTATTTTTCCACCAAAGTCAAATTTTTCGTTGGCCTTGTGTTTTAAGTTAAGGGTACCCGTGATTCGTTCAAAATCGGTTCCGACGATACTCCCCGTTTGATCGGTATAACCCAAGGATGAAAAGAACGATGTTTTTTCATTGCCACCACGAACGGAAAAGTCATATTTTTTGTAGGATCCGGCTCTAAAAGCTTCATTGACCCAATCGGTATCAAAAGTCTGGTCAATGGGTAGATAAAATCCTGTTGTTGGGTCATCGGGGTCTATACCGCTGTTGATCATAGCTTCTCGATAATACTCTACATATTCGGTAGCGTTCATGACCCTAAAATCATTTGGGTTGGTATTTTGGGTAAAACCTACCTCAGTATTTATTGTATAGACGGTTTTCTGATTTTTCCCAGTTTTAGTGGTGATCAAAACCACCCCATTGGCAGCCCTTGATCCATAAATGGAGGCTGAACTGGCATCTTTTAACACATTTACACTTTCAATATCACTTGGGTTGAGTTGGGACAGTCCTCCGTTGAACACAGCTCCGTCCACCACAATGAGCGGTTGAACACCGGCCGAAAGCGAACCAATGCCCCTAATCAATAAACCAGCCCCCTCGCCTGGTTGGCCAGAACCTTGCAAAACCTGAAGCCCAGGAGCCAAACCCTGAAGCGAATTGGTCAAATTTGCCTGAGGCTGTTCAGTAATTTTCTCACTTTTTACGGAGACCAATGCTCCGGTCAGTGCTTTTTTGGTAGAAGTACCGTAGGCGACTACGACCACTTCGTCAAGTTCGTTCAAATCTTCTTGTAATGTTACGTTTAGAACACTGGCATTGACCACAATGGTACGGGTGGTGTATCCTAGGTAGCTAAAGGTCAGGGTGTCTCCTTGATTTGCGCTGATGGAATATTTGCCATCAAAATCTGTAGTGGTGCCTGCAGTAGAACCCTCTAGTAATACTGTTACACCAAATAAAGGTATTTGATCTTCGTCGGTAACTGTGCCTTGCACTAATTGGGCTTGCACAGCCAACGAAAACAAACCCAATAAT is a genomic window of Flagellimonas sp. CMM7 containing:
- a CDS encoding TonB-dependent receptor, with product MKLKLSLLLLGLFSLAVQAQLVQGTVTDEDQIPLFGVTVLLEGSTAGTTTDFDGKYSISANQGDTLTFSYLGYTTRTIVVNASVLNVTLQEDLNELDEVVVVAYGTSTKKALTGALVSVKSEKITEQPQANLTNSLQGLAPGLQVLQGSGQPGEGAGLLIRGIGSLSAGVQPLIVVDGAVFNGGLSQLNPSDIESVNVLKDASSASIYGSRAANGVVLITTKTGKNQKTVYTINTEVGFTQNTNPNDFRVMNATEYVEYYREAMINSGIDPDDPTTGFYLPIDQTFDTDWVNEAFRAGSYKKYDFSVRGGNEKTSFFSSLGYTDQTGSIVGTDFERITGTLNLKHKANEKFDFGGKIQVNYRNSNDLISDTGRSGQLSGAYNTAPIEPIFATEDTNPALVGAGYNFDIPSNAQHNSVATAVLNENSSEIWSFNTNLDLGYNFTPKLRGEILANYYYFSTINKDKIGKLYLAETEGGNAFENRASGNTFNFIGSLAYNTTIGDDHEFELKSGFETTRERFSSLSIATRDFVFANLNDVGLAIGDITPDDINSGFDGLNLAGFFGRLKYAYKDKLFIEGSLRTDGASNFGEANRWGTFGAVGLSYVLTDDLFKNSEIVNNLKLRASYGTSGNYTLLNDDGNIDNFLWRDLYRLGVDNAIGPSDVLGGAAVRSPANPLLQWEKNEQLDVGLDFGLFNNRLSGSVDYFRRNSLDLLFNIPLSLTSGFGSQTVNSDAELLNTGYEVSLNAYILRNDDFYWRTDANVAFYDQEITSIPDEVIFNTSIWQEGGRSDNWYLQRYNGVDPATGDALYLDADGNSTPDYDSDESRVVVGQRTPDTYGSITNTFDYNGILLSFMFFYSYGSDGYFDLGEELNTDGANFSANQWAIALNRWQQPGDITDVPRAIINNPNGGFQSTRYLYDNSYIRLQNISLGYTLPQKVVANLGMSNISFRLTGQNLWTHSDFPGFDPRFTDSDSVQYPVPRTITFSANLSF